A genomic window from Ananas comosus cultivar F153 linkage group 22, ASM154086v1, whole genome shotgun sequence includes:
- the LOC109727548 gene encoding uncharacterized protein LOC109727548, translated as MVELRLLPPYPPLTPNPSSSSELRHERQPSIKVLLLHRHRRCRRRRSRIAPPQEWSSSSTIRPARPPRRRVRGSLPPPRPRSSPTLLSPAYFPASVKRSSSSILGSTFHLPPPLLLPSPLPALLDALRSFLLHPPDPSSLPLKDHFLVSATSVAISVLGSPPLPSAAAPHLQSLAETLLAVANRPNHGPDRHTRAVACECLRELELAFPLLLSDVAGHLWALAQAERTHAAQSYLLLLASVARNIVRHSLLSSPSSILSTAAPLVPFAVPHFLFSDPSPVPSPSPPSDLNLREIRRVVAFLMDRPQSLTPPAAAELASALACIAAGLEPWVPAVAALLKVQFSGLLYSYDPILSHVVLMLYCRFSDAFAGGDELGIARRLASIAKESHQPLVFRLLALHWLLGAPQLASSLSLLAPRFYPTVFDPLALKAKKLDALAHIACSLGTLEGKREEEESKRAQVVKLFEDGLVCVSAYKWLPPWSTETLVAFRALHKFLVGVSPHDADSCDSTLRLLMESTIFNTLKTMLVNLALEHRGLVPVIAYFIDRLLGCEAHQLAGELLLQTLDEHLLPKLEVGYQLSSYFPVFEKIAQNYTVPPHGLLELLTKQMVSLAEKHGPDTELKSWSQGSKVLGVCHVTIKHHHSSRIFLPLSRLLAFTCQFFPDLEVRDTARVYLRMLLCIPGKKLRHIMGSSEQPSGVSPSASLFQVPSPRPPQDLNKKLSSISSYIHLERVVALLVQQSWLLALPNFNTQSNGSTSFVGIQDISSSPSLKSEKEINPAVENINAQKEPLLVMDSKVAGILSVLRKHFACIPDYRHMPGIKIRIPCILSFESEPFTRAWGSVPAVSMEEANELPALYATTLTFSSTSKYGKIPPCRVPFLLGEPSKSGLDIVPLDSNSSEGDSSYRALIVIELEPREPMAGIIDVALKANTENGQVISGSLQSICIGIEDMFLKVLEEDVCEYYLDLFHALWEACGNSASTGRETFPLSSGKGYAAINGTRSVKLLEIPANSLVNAVEKYLSPFVVSVIGDKLVRIVRQNGVIRDVFWEEEDSSDFAVSEGDALVLYSPETPLQLPYIQEETDSDNVSHTNKRNIGVFHVLIFLPPRFHLLFLMEVGEISTLVRIRTDHWPCLAYVDEYLEALL; from the exons ATGGTCGAATT GCGTCTTCTTCCTCCCTATCCTCCTCTCACCCCGAACCCTAGCTCGAGCTCCGAGCTCCGCCATGAGAGGCAACCCTCGATCAAGGTCCTCCTACTCCATCGTcatcgtcgttgtcgtcgtcgtcgttctCGCATAGCTCCCCCCCAAGAATGGAGCTCCTCGTCGACGATTCGTCCTGCGCGACCCCCTCGCCGGCGTGTGCGTGGCTCCCTCCCCCCTCCTCGACCTCGCTCCTCGCCTACGCTCCTGTCGCCGGCGTATTTCCCTGCCTCCGTCAagcgctcctcctcctctatcCTCGGGAGCACCTTCCACCTCCCTCCGCCTCTGCTCCTCCCCTCCCCCCTTCCCGCTCTCCTCGACGCCCTCCGCTCCTTCCTCCTCCACCCCCCCGACCCCTCTTCTCTTCCCCTCAAGGACCACTTCCTCGTCTCCGCCACCTCCGTCGCCATCTCGGTGCTCGGCTCCCCTCCgctcccctccgccgccgccccgcaCCTCCAGTCCCTGGCCGAGACCCTCCTCGCCGTCGCCAACCGCCCCAACCACGGCCCCGACCGCCACACCCGCGCCGTCGCCTGCGAGTGCCTCCGCGAGCTCGAGCTCGCattccccctcctcctctccgacGTCGCCGGCCACCTCTGGGCCCTCGCCCAGGCCGAGCGCACCCACGCCGCCCAATcctacctcctcctcctcgcctccgtCGCCCGAAACATCGTCCGCCACagcctcctctcctccccctcctccatCCTCTCCACCGCCGCCCCCCTCGTCCCCTTCGCCGTCCCCCATTTCCTTTTCTCCGACCCCTCCCCAGTCCCTAGCCCCTCCCCACCCTCCGATCTCAATCTGCGGGAGATCCGGCGCGTCGTAGCGTTCCTCATGGATCGGCCGCAGTCGCTCACCCCTCCCGCGGCCGCCGAGCTCGCCTCGGCGCTCGCGTGCATCGCGGCAGGGCTGGAGCCCTGGGTCCCTGCTGTGGCGGCGCTCCTGAAGGTGCAGTTCTCTGGCCTGCTTTACTCCTATGATCCGATCCTCTCCCATGTCGTTCTCATGCTCTATTGCCGGTTCTCAGATGCCTTTGCCGGTGGCGACGAGCTGGGCATTGCCCGCCGCCTCGCGTCCATCGCCAAAGAATCCCACCAGCCGCTCGTGTTCCGCCTCCTCGCGCTCCACTGGCTCCTGGGCGCGCCGCAGCTTGCCAGCTCACTCAGCCTGCTGGCGCCCAGGTTTTACCCTACCGTGTTCGATCCATTAGCACTGAAGGCAAAAAAGCTCGATGCACTGGCGCATATTGCTTGTAGCCTTGGTACTTTAGAGGGTAAAAGGGAGGAAGAGGAAAGCAAAAGGGCCCAGGTTGTGAAGCTCTTTGAGGATGGGTTGGTTTGTGTGTCCGCATACAAGTGGCTCCCGCCTTGGAGCACAGAGACTTTGGTGGCCTTCCGGGCCCTTCACAAATTCTTGGTTGGAGTCTCCCCACATGACGCCGATAGCTGTGACTCTACATTGCGCCTTCTCATGGAATCTACCATCTTCAACACTCTAAAG ACAATGTTGGTGAATTTGGCATTGGAGCATCGTGGCTTAGTGCCGGTCATTGCTTACTTCATTGACCGTCTTTTGGGATGTGAGGCCCATCAGCTTGCGGGCGAGCTGCTTCTCCAGACACTTGATGAGCACTTGCTCCCGAAGCTTGAAGTGGGTTACCAACTATCCTCATACTTCCCTGTTTTTGAAAAGATTGCTCAGAACTATACCGTGCCTCCCCATGGTCTGTTAGAGTTGCTCACAAAGCAGATGGTTTCTCTGGCTGAGAAGCATGGACCTGACACCGAACTCAAGTCCTGGTCTCAGGGCAGTAAAGTGTTGGGTGTTTGCCATGTAACAATTAAGCATCACCATAGTTCGCGAATTTTCCTTCCTCTCTCACGCCTTCTCGCCTTCACTTGCCAATTTTTCCCGGACTTGGAGGTCCGCGACACTGCAAG AGTTTACTTGCGGATGCTTCTGTGCATACCTGGGAAGAAGCTGAGGCACATAATGGGTAGCAGTGAACAACCGTCAGGGGTCTCGCCTTCTGCTTCACTTTTCCAAGTACCATCACCTCGTCCTCCTCAAGATCTTAATAAGAAATTATCAAGCATCTCTTCTTATATTCATCTTGAGAGGGTCGTTGCGTTACTCGTCCAGCAATCATGGTTGCTTGCTCTTCCTAATTTCAACACACAAAGCAATGGTTCCACTTCTTTTGTTGGTATTCAAGATATTAGCTCTTCACCTTCCTTGAAGTCAGAAAAGGAAATCAATCCAGCTGTAGAGAATATAAATGCACAAAAGGAGCCATTGCTAGTGATGGATTCGAAGGTTGCAGGAATCCTAAGTGTCCTTCGAAAGCATTTTGCGTGTATTCCTGACTACCGACACATGCCTGGAATCAAAATAAGGATACCATGTATACTTAGTTTCGAATCCGAGCCATTTACTCGTGCATGGGGATCTGTTCCTGCTGTGAGTATGGAAGAGGCTAATGAGCTCCCCGCTTTATATGCAACCACACTCACTTTTTCATCAACATCAAAATACGGTAAGATTCCTCCTTGTCGTGTTCCTTTTCTTCTTGGTGAACCTTCAAAGAGTGGACTGGACATAGTTCCTCTAGACAGCAACAGTTCTGAGGGAGATTCAAGTTATCGTGCTTTAATAGTCATAGAATTGGAACCTCGTGAACCAATGGCTGGCATTATCGATGTTGCCCTCAAGGCAAATACTGAAAATGGGCAAGTTATATCTGGATCACTTCAAAGTATCTGTATTGGTATCGAGGACATGTTTCTGAAGGTTCTTGAAGAGGATGTCTGTGAATACTACTTGGATTTGTTCCATGCTTTATGGGAAGCCTGTGGCAATTCTGCATCTACTGGACGGGAGACCTTTCCACTTAGCAGTGGGAAGGGATATGCGGCAATCAACGGCACAAGATCTGTTAAGCTTCTTGAAATACCTGCCAATTCTTTGGTTAATGCAGTAGAAAAATACCTTTCTCCATTTGTCGTCAGCGTTATTGGTGATAAACTTGTGCGTATCGTTAGACAAAATGGAGTTATTAGAGATGTTTTCTGGGAAGAAGAAGATTCTTCAGATTTTGCTGTTAGCGAGGGTGATGCTTTAGTGCTGTACTCACCAGAAACGCCTCTTCAACTTCCATACATTCAGGAGGAAACTGATTCTGACAATGTTTCGCACACAAATAAGAGGAACATTGGTGTCTTTCATGTTTTAATATTCCTACCCCCTAGATTCCATCTCCTTTTCTTGATGGAGGTAGGTGAAATTTCGACATTGGTTCGAATAAGAACTGACCACTGGCCATGCCTTGCATATGTTGATGAATACTTGGAAGCTTTGCtctaa